DNA sequence from the Lysinibacillus sp. OF-1 genome:
TTGCACAAGGTGGTGTAGTTTCTGATATTGTCCAAAATGAAACCGCTCATAAAGTAGCGGTGACAGCTGTTGCAGAGGGCACTGTGGAAACCATTAATGCCTTATTAGTAGGTGAAGCGAGTGTCAGTCTAGGTGCTGGACGATTAACGAAGGAATCGGTACTTGATTATGATGCAGGCATCCAGCTGATTGCTAAAAAAGGTGACCATGTCAATCATGGCGACACGATTGCTTATTTATATGCCAATCAACCAATTGTTGAAGAGACAATCAATAAAATACAGCAAGCATATACAATTGCATAAAGATTCGTTAGCGAGGGCTCTCACTTTAAGTGAGCTCTCGCTTTTTTTGCGTTCTAAGGATCGTTAAACTTTAGCTAGCAATGGCGTTTAGAAAATGTAGATTTATCCCATACTGCACTTAACCTAAAAAGCTATAAGTATGTCGATTAGACACTATTTCGGAAGACTTTGCACTAGTTCTGTCAGCCGCAAGGATTCATTGCATTGAATGTGGAATTGCACGAGGAGGAGGCGATGTTCATGCATTATCAATTAGAAATGGTCACAAGAGAGACTGTCGTTATACGTTTGTTTGGGGAGCTCGATCACCATGCAGTAGAACAAATTCGAGCGAAAATTTCTACAGCAATTTTTCAAGGCACTGTGACGACCATCATTTGGAACTTAGAAGGGCTTTCCTTTATGGATAGTTCAGGCGTTGGCTTAGTGCTTGGTCGAATGCGTGAGTTAGAAGCAGTTGCTGGGCGAACTATTTTATTGAATCCATCGCCAACAATGCGAAAAGTATTTCAATTTTCAGGATTAGGGCCATGGATGATGGATGCAACAGAGGAACAAGCGATTGATCGCGTAAGGGGGATTGTAAATGGATAACGAAATGACATTAACATTTTTAGCACTTAGTGAAAATGAAGCCTTAGCCCGTGTGGCTGTTACAGGTTTTATTGCACAATTAGACCCAACTATTGATGAGCTATCAGAGTTTAAAACAGTTGTCTCTGAAGCGGTTTCCAATGCCATTATTCATGGCTATGAAGAAAATGGTAAGGGTGTTGTTACAGTTCATGCAAAACGTGAGGATGACATTGTAACGGTATCTGTCATGGATAAAGGAATAGGAATTGAGGACGTTAGTCGAGCAATGGAGCCATTATTTACAACGAAAAGTGCGATGGAGCGTTCGGGTATGGGCTTCACCATTATGGATAGCTTTTCAGATCAGCTAACAGTAATGTCTAAATGGCAAGAAGGAACAACTGTAACGTTTACGAAGAAATT
Encoded proteins:
- the spoIIAA gene encoding anti-sigma F factor antagonist gives rise to the protein MHYQLEMVTRETVVIRLFGELDHHAVEQIRAKISTAIFQGTVTTIIWNLEGLSFMDSSGVGLVLGRMRELEAVAGRTILLNPSPTMRKVFQFSGLGPWMMDATEEQAIDRVRGIVNG
- the spoIIAB gene encoding anti-sigma F factor yields the protein MDNEMTLTFLALSENEALARVAVTGFIAQLDPTIDELSEFKTVVSEAVSNAIIHGYEENGKGVVTVHAKREDDIVTVSVMDKGIGIEDVSRAMEPLFTTKSAMERSGMGFTIMDSFSDQLTVMSKWQEGTTVTFTKKFYTVRTAVM